The proteins below are encoded in one region of Gopherus flavomarginatus isolate rGopFla2 chromosome 12, rGopFla2.mat.asm, whole genome shotgun sequence:
- the ZNF497 gene encoding zinc finger protein 497 isoform X1: MEPCVLLDPHQKALYREVMQESYDTLMSLEFPFLKTEVISRLERHRRGSKEREIPAASGTGDGTVSEIEGENPLKEGPEPAEPQEKLPGGFSGAICQGPAGVRLGGARRRQGKPAPQGPSPKKLQDITAHQRTPQGQKPYRCQDCGKSFIWSSHLERHLRIHMGERPYACPECGERFTQSSHLQQHQLAHGSECPYKCGNCGKHFGNPPALAAHQRGHLEDKPYCCAQCGKGFTWSSHLERHRRIHSGERPYWCRECGEAFAQSAHLTKHCRTHTGERPFRCPHCGKGFGDRSDLTRHKRTHAAGSIRQRQ, from the exons ATGGAGCCGTGTGTCCTGCTGGATCCTCACCAAAAAGCCCTGTACAGGGAGGTCATGCAAGAAAGCTACGACACCCTAATGTCACTGG AATTCCCCTTCCTGAAAACAGAGGTGATCTCCCGACTGGAACGGCATCGCAGAGGCTCCAAGGAGAGGGAGATCCCAGCAGCATCTGGTACAG GTGATGGGACGGTGAGTGAGATCGAGGGGGAGAATCCCCTGAAGGAAGGCCCTGAGCCAGCGGAACCACAGGAGAAGCTGCCGGGAGGATTTTCAGGAGCTATTTGCCAAGGGCctgctggggtgaggctgggaggGGCAAGGAGGAGACAGGGCAAACCTGCCcctcaggggcccagccccaagAAACTGCAGGATATCACGGCTCACCAGCGGACGCCCCAGGGCCAGAAGCCCTACCGGTGCCAGGACTGTGGCAAGAGTTTCATCTGGAGCTCCCACCTGGAGCGGCATCTGCGTATCCATATGGGCGAGCGCCCCTATGCCTGCCCTGAGTGCGGTGAGCGCTTTACCCAGAGCTCCCAcctccagcagcaccagctggCTCATGGCAGCGAGTGCCCCTACAAGTGCGGCAATTGTGGCAAGCACTTCGgcaaccccccagccctggcggCCCACCAGCGTGGCCACCTGGAGGACAAACCCTACTGCTGCGCCCAGTGCGGCAAAGGCTTCACCTGGAGCTCCCACCTGGAGCGTCACCGGCGCATCCACAGCGGCGAGCGGCCCTACTGGTGCAGGGAGTGCGGGGAGGCCTTCGCCCAGAGTGCTCACCTCACCAAGCACTGCCGGACCcacactggggagcgccccttccgCTGCCCTCACTGTGGGAAGGGCTTCGGGGACAGATCTGACCTCACGCGACACAAACGGACTCACGCAGCTGGGAGCATCAGGCAGCGCCAATGA
- the ZNF497 gene encoding zinc finger protein 497 isoform X2: MEPCVLLDPHQKALYREVMQESYDTLMSLVPPTEFPFLKTEVISRLERHRRGSKEREIPAASGTGDGTVSEIEGENPLKEGPEPAEPQEKLPGGFSGAICQGPAGVRLGGARRRQGKPAPQGPSPKKLQDITAHQRTPQGQKPYRCQDCGKSFIWSSHLERHLRIHMGERPYACPECGERFTQSSHLQQHQLAHGSECPYKCGNCGKHFGNPPALAAHQRGHLEDKPYCCAQCGKGFTWSSHLERHRRIHSGERPYWCRECGEAFAQSAHLTKHCRTHTGERPFRCPHCGKGFGDRSDLTRHKRTHAAQRAHQEEACGCFRESSELLQGSKALGPQPERKSHPCGHCGKVFAWSSHLERHWRVHTGERPYACPECGECFAQSAHLTKHRRTHTGEWPYTCPHCGKGFVESSDLARHQRTHTREKPYRCGQCGKGFSVHLSLSKHHREHTGSTP; encoded by the exons ATGGAGCCGTGTGTCCTGCTGGATCCTCACCAAAAAGCCCTGTACAGGGAGGTCATGCAAGAAAGCTACGACACCCTAATGTCACTGG TCCCCCCCACAGAATTCCCCTTCCTGAAAACAGAGGTGATCTCCCGACTGGAACGGCATCGCAGAGGCTCCAAGGAGAGGGAGATCCCAGCAGCATCTGGTACAG GTGATGGGACGGTGAGTGAGATCGAGGGGGAGAATCCCCTGAAGGAAGGCCCTGAGCCAGCGGAACCACAGGAGAAGCTGCCGGGAGGATTTTCAGGAGCTATTTGCCAAGGGCctgctggggtgaggctgggaggGGCAAGGAGGAGACAGGGCAAACCTGCCcctcaggggcccagccccaagAAACTGCAGGATATCACGGCTCACCAGCGGACGCCCCAGGGCCAGAAGCCCTACCGGTGCCAGGACTGTGGCAAGAGTTTCATCTGGAGCTCCCACCTGGAGCGGCATCTGCGTATCCATATGGGCGAGCGCCCCTATGCCTGCCCTGAGTGCGGTGAGCGCTTTACCCAGAGCTCCCAcctccagcagcaccagctggCTCATGGCAGCGAGTGCCCCTACAAGTGCGGCAATTGTGGCAAGCACTTCGgcaaccccccagccctggcggCCCACCAGCGTGGCCACCTGGAGGACAAACCCTACTGCTGCGCCCAGTGCGGCAAAGGCTTCACCTGGAGCTCCCACCTGGAGCGTCACCGGCGCATCCACAGCGGCGAGCGGCCCTACTGGTGCAGGGAGTGCGGGGAGGCCTTCGCCCAGAGTGCTCACCTCACCAAGCACTGCCGGACCcacactggggagcgccccttccgCTGCCCTCACTGTGGGAAGGGCTTCGGGGACAGATCTGACCTCACGCGACACAAACGGACTCACGCA GCCCAGAGAGCCCACCAGGAGGAGGCATGTGGCTGCTTCAGGGAGAGCTCGGAGCTGCTTCAGGGTTCAAAGGCCCTGGGACCCCAGCCTGAGCGGAAATCCCACCCCTGTGGGCACTGCGGGAAAGTCTTTGCCTGGAGCTCCCACCTCGAGCGGCACTGGCGTGTCCACACCGGCGAGCGGCCCTATGCCTGCCCCGAGTGTGGCGAGTGCTTTGCCCAGAGTGCCCACCTCACCAAGCATCGCCGGACCCACACTGGCGAATGGCCCTACACCTGCCCCCACTGCGGGAAGGGCTTTGTCGAGAGCTCCGACCTGGCACGGCACCAGCGCACCCACACCAGGGAGAAGCCCTACAGGTGTGGGCagtgtgggaaaggcttcagcgtCCACTTATCCCTCTCCAAGCACCACAGGGAGCACACAGGGAGCACGCCATGA